From a region of the Lactuca sativa cultivar Salinas chromosome 4, Lsat_Salinas_v11, whole genome shotgun sequence genome:
- the LOC111917294 gene encoding PKS-NRPS hybrid synthetase cheA — protein MTNFYEENSNEGNEFFMGMSPFFTERVFDSLNELMGYVQNKAFSLGYVIVRRRSKKNENGVVSYVTLICDRGGEYKIKATSKNSGTKKINCPFKLVGSYIKQFDGWTLRVKCDQHNHPPAQHMEGHAYARRLKENEKKLVADLTSQNVEPRNILSILKEHDENNVSILKTIYNAQYKLRSSQNDGKTPMQVLMGILNDKKFVIEFSVNNISNELENLFFIHPLSLDIWQAFPHVLIIDATYKTNKYAMPFVEIVGVTSTNKTFSIAFAFIINEKEESYKWVLTCLRLTLEKCMQPRVIVTDRELALVNACKQVFPYATRLLCRWHITENIRKHCKTLIPSKVVWKSFRAMWSILVDSPTWTSYTENYRKLQSMLREHEDVLQYLDDVWLNKYKEMFVSVWMDQHLNFGQRTSSRVEGQHSTLKKYLQEKNYSLAKFVGAIDRFVKSQLTAINESFEKSMIVSKHEHKFSCFDLLRGNVSLKALDMLVEELQRVHQVDSSNCGCKLQNSCGLPCACMLSAYLNSGECIPLESIDVFWRKLKISPSIPMENEDICGDGKFEMFKETYNKQPKAVKKSMMRKLLDIFQPSKTHIREPAIQKNTRGRPSLKKQKQKQTDSINQAPRRCSFSTMPKFVELNNREPARHSSYITTIPDLNEIPDLKEEPDLNEIPDLNEEPDLNEIPDLKEEPQSCYNHRLIDEIQVMFHPYITHIQDVEGDGNCGFRAISVCLGYGENDWLYVRRQLLDELLSSYDAYARVFTDGIGELYTSLDFLESPAPKRYWLLMPETGILIANRFGVVLTFLTNQGSLTFFPLWKGPEEFLYHRVITISLVYGNHYVMVQLEGDCPLPTISAFWIRHKAPCAAGWETMFMSRLELYRQLKPYNPETPFITIEDC, from the exons ATGACGAATTTTTACGAGGAAAACTCAAATGAAGGCAACGAGTTCTTTATGGGGATGTCACCATTTTTTACCGAACGG GTGTTCGATTCTCTAAATGAGTTGATGGGATATGTACAAAACAAAGCATTTTCTCTTGGTTATGTTATCGTTAGAAGAAGatcaaagaaaaatgaaaatggTGTGGTGTCTTATGTCACACTTATTTGTGATCGTGGTGGTGAATACAAAATTAAAGCAACAAGTAAAAATTCCGGCACCAAAAAAATCAATTGTCCATTTAAATTGGTTGGTTCGTATATAAAACAATTTGATGGTTGGACATTAAGGGTGAAATGTGATCAACATAACCATCCACCTGCACAACATATGGAAGGACATGCTTATGCTAGGCGGTTGAAAGAAAACGAAAAAAAGTTGGTGGCTGACTTGACAAGTCAGAATGTTGAACCACGCAACATACTCTCGATACTAAAAGAGCATGATGAGAATAATGTTTCTATACTCAAAACCATATACAATGCACAGTACAAGCTTCGCTCGTCCCAAAATGATGGAAAAACTCCGATGCAG GTTCTTATGGGAATTTTGAATGATAAAAAATTTGTTATCGAGTTTTCCGTAAATAATATTTCAAATGAATTGGAAAACCTGTTTTTCATTCATCCACTGTCATTAGATATATGGCAAGCATTTCCACACGTTTTGATTATTGATGCAACatacaaaacaaacaaatatGCTATGCCTTTTGTTGAGATTGTTGGAGTAACTTCAACCAACAAGACATTTAGCATTGCTTTTGCCTTTATCATTAACGAAAAGGAGGAAAGTTATAAGTGGGTGTTAACGTGTCTAAGGTTGACACTAGAAAAGTGCATGCAACCACGTGTTATAGTGACGGACAGAGAGTTGGCATTGGTGAATGCATGCAAACAAGTTTTTCCTTATGCAACTCGCTTACTTTGTCGATGGCACATTACCGAAAATATTAGAAAGCATTGTAAGACGCTAATCCCATCGAAAGTTGTGTGGAAATCCTTTCGTGCTATGTGGAGTATACTTGTTGACTCTCCAACATGGACATCGTACACTGAAAACTACAGAAAACTACAGTCAATGTTAAGAGAACATGAAG ATGTTTTACAGTATTTGGATGATGTTTGGTTAAACAAGTATAAGGAAATGTTTGTCTCTGTTTGGATGGATCAACATTTGAACTTTGGACAACGAACCAGCAGCAGAGTTGAGGGCCAACATTCAACGTTAAAGAAGTACTTACAAGAAAAAAATTATTCTTTAGCCAAGTTTGTTGGTGCTATTGATCGGTTTGTGAAGTCTCAACTTACAGCGATAAatgagagttttgaaaagagcatGATCGTCTCCAAACACGAACACAAATTTTCGTGTTTCGATTTGTTGCGGGGTAATGTTTCACTTAAAGCTCTGGATATGCTTGTAGAGGAACTTCAACGGGTACATCAAGTTGACTCTTCAAACTGTGGTTGTAAACTACAAAATAGTTGTGGTTTACCATGTGCTTGCATGCTATCAGCGTACTTGAACTCCG GTGAGTGTATTCCATTGGAATCGATAGATGTATTCTGGAGAAAGCTTAAAATTTCACCATCAATTCCTATGGAAAATGAAGATATATGTGGTGATGGTAAATTTGAAATGTTTAAAGAAACCTACAATAAGCAACCGAAAGCTGTGAAAAAAAGCATGATGAGAAAGCTACTAGATATATTCCAGCCTAGTAAAACACACATTAGAGAACCCGCAATTCAAAAAAATACACGTGGACGACCAAGTTtgaagaaacaaaaacaaaaacaaactgatTCTATCAATCAAGCTCCTAGAAGATGTAGCTTTTCAACCATGCCAAAATTTGTTGAGTTGAACAATAGGGAACCGGCAAGACATAGTTCATACATAACCACAATTCCAGACTTGAATGAAATTCCAGACTTGAAAGAAGAGCCAGACTTGAATGAAATTCCAGACTTGAATGAAGAGCCAGACTTGAATGAAATTCCAGACTTGAAGGAAGAGCCTCAATCATGCTACAATCATCGACTAATAGATGAAATCCAAGTGATGTTTCATCCTTACATCACACATATACAAGATGTAGAGGGGGATGGAAACTGTGGATTTCGAGCAATATCTGTTTGTCTTGGGTATGGCGAGAATGACTGGCTCTATGTTCGACGTCAACTACTAGACGAGTTATTGAGTTCGTACGATGCATATGCTAGAGTTTTCACTGATGGAATCGGTGAACTATATACTTCGTTGGATTTCTTAGAATCACCGGCACCTAAAAGATATTGGTTACTTATGCCTGAAACAGGTATCCTCATTGCCAACAGATTTGGTGTAGTCCTTACTTTTTTAACCAACCAAGGCTCTCTCACTTTCTTTCCTCTTTGGAAAGGTCCGGAAGAATTTTTGTACCATCGCGTTATTACGATTTCACTTGTATATGGTAATCATTATGTGATGGTACAATTAGAAGGAGATTGTCCGCTACCTACCATTTCAGCTTTCTGGATCCGCCACAAAGCCCCATGTGCAGCTGGATGGGAAACTATGTTCATGTCACGTCTAGAACTTTATAGACAACTGAAACCTTATAATCCTGAAACACCTTTTATAACTATAGAGGATTGTTAG